ACGCTTCAATTACCGTGAAATTGTTGGACAGGGTATTATCAAGAACGATGTTTGTCTCCACCGTAAAGGCCTTTGTCGACTTCTTAATCGAGCGAAGCGATTTGCCGCCACTTTGCTGTGGGATTTGACCCGAAACCGCCAGTTCAATCTCTTCACCAATACGTTTAGCACGGCGAAACTCATCTTCTTCAGTTTCAAACTCACGCCGGATATTGATCATATCAAGCGCAAACCCATCGCGTGTGGTAAAGATTTGCGCGCCGACAATGCTCGCCCCTGCTCTTGAACAAGCACCCGCGAGGATCGACAAAATATTAGGTTGATCAGGCGCGTAAATCGTAATCTCAGTAATCCCCTCAAAAGCTGATGTTGTTACATCCGTTGATAGCGGCACGTCACCTTTATGGGATTTCAGGATAAAATTTGCATGCCTAACTTGCGTCTCGACATCTGTGCGCAAAAGATAGGGTGGATAGTGTCTTTCGACGTAGCCATCGCGATCTTTTTGGCTCCAATCAACCAAGGCAGTCGACAGTTCTTCGCGCGCAATATTGGCCCTATCTTCCAGTGCCATAACATTAAAGCCGCCCGTTAACAGGGGCTGCGTTTCATAATAGAGCGTTCTGAGAAGCTGCCCTTTCCAACCATTCCAAACCCCCGGACCGACAGCACGAATATCGCAGACTGTAAGGATAAGCAGGAGTTTCAAGCGTTCCGGCGTTTGCACAATATTGGCAAAATCACGAATGGTTTTCGGATCGCTCAAATCTCGAGATTGCGCGATCACACTCATGGTCAAATGCTCAAGCACCAGCCAAGAGACCGTATCAATTTGCGATGATGTAAGACCCAATCGCTTACCAAGCTTTTTGGCAACTTTTGCACCCGCAATAGAATGATCTTCAGGCCGCCCTTTAGCTATGTCGTGCAAGAAGAGCGTGACATATAAGATCAGGCGATCATCAATCGTATCAATAACGTCGTTCGCAAGCGGATGCTCCTCGGCCAACTCGCCCCGTTCAATCAAAGCAAGCATGCCAACGGCACGAATGGTGTGCTCGTCCACAGTGTAGTGATGATACATATTGAACTGCATCATCGCGATGATCTTGCCAAAATCTGGAATGAACCGACCCAAAACGCCTGATTCATTCATTTTACGCAAAATTGTTTCTGGATCGCGTTTGGACGCAACAATCGTCAAAAACAGTTTGTTTGCTTCTTTGCTGTTGCGAACATTTTTATCAATCAACTTCAGTGATTTCGACATTAAATGCAGCAGGTTTGGATGCAGTGAATGTCCAGTTTTATCAGCAATCTGGAACACCCGTAAAAGATTGATCGGGTCTTCTTTAAAGATATCAGAATTCGCGTGTATAATCCGCTTATTCTCAAGCAGAAATTCTTTGTTACCCTTAATCGCACTTGGACGACGCCCGCGCACTGCTGCAACAAGGCGGCTAATCCCTGGCGTGGATTTCACCTGTTCCTGCTCCAATTTGGTTGAGAGGATATTGGTCAAATTGCCAACGTCTTTTGCAACCAGAAAATAGTGCTTCATGAAGCGCTCAACGTCGAGCATACCGGCTTTGGTTTGATAGTTTAGGCGTTGCGCCATTTCGCGCTGAAGGTCAAAACTTAAACGCTCTTCAGCTCTGCCTGTCAGATAATGCATATGGCATCGTACAGCCCACAAGAAATCACCCGACCTTTGGAATGTTTTGTATTCAGTTCGTGTGAAGATGCCAGCTTTCAAAAGTTCACGAGCAGTCTTTAGGCGATAGAAATATTTTGAAATCCAAAACAGCG
The window above is part of the Hyphomicrobiales bacterium genome. Proteins encoded here:
- a CDS encoding [protein-PII] uridylyltransferase translates to MAKSQAKPQSKPSQNFAEIDSLIDFAVVRENVTALVDEHGDPNSSKCRLALLSLLKEVVAEGHAIAEQKLLEDGSGIKCATRLSNLQDELIGVIHEFALTYIYRVDNPSSGERMAVIAVGGYGRGTLAPGSDIDLLFLLPYKQTPWGESVVEYILYMLWDMNFKVGHATRDVDECVRLSKQDFTIRTAILEARFLWGDSELFDDLETRFDKEVIQGSGAQFIEAKMEERDERHRKAGNTRYLVEPNVKEGKGGLRDLHTLFWISKYFYRLKTARELLKAGIFTRTEYKTFQRSGDFLWAVRCHMHYLTGRAEERLSFDLQREMAQRLNYQTKAGMLDVERFMKHYFLVAKDVGNLTNILSTKLEQEQVKSTPGISRLVAAVRGRRPSAIKGNKEFLLENKRIIHANSDIFKEDPINLLRVFQIADKTGHSLHPNLLHLMSKSLKLIDKNVRNSKEANKLFLTIVASKRDPETILRKMNESGVLGRFIPDFGKIIAMMQFNMYHHYTVDEHTIRAVGMLALIERGELAEEHPLANDVIDTIDDRLILYVTLFLHDIAKGRPEDHSIAGAKVAKKLGKRLGLTSSQIDTVSWLVLEHLTMSVIAQSRDLSDPKTIRDFANIVQTPERLKLLLILTVCDIRAVGPGVWNGWKGQLLRTLYYETQPLLTGGFNVMALEDRANIAREELSTALVDWSQKDRDGYVERHYPPYLLRTDVETQVRHANFILKSHKGDVPLSTDVTTSAFEGITEITIYAPDQPNILSILAGACSRAGASIVGAQIFTTRDGFALDMINIRREFETEEDEFRRAKRIGEEIELAVSGQIPQQSGGKSLRSIKKSTKAFTVETNIVLDNTLSNNFTVIEASGKDRTGLLRDLANSLFELNLNTSTAHISTFGERAVDVFYVTDLMGQKIVDKPRQNRIKKALEKVFTPPKKPTKKAA